Proteins encoded together in one Candidatus Bathyarchaeota archaeon window:
- a CDS encoding (Fe-S)-binding protein, which translates to MTAQELVQKHKLLECIHCGICTGSCPVARKANLNVRKYMREIAVSGKLTIHPQNELWSCTTCATCGVRCPKEINPYDFLIDIRSLAVEQGQIATTLRDALESIFKNGNPWVRIRSKRSEWAQDLNIKHVSQGVEFLYFVGCTPAYDPRVQDVAKSLVKCFEKAGVNFGTLGNEENCCGNEVYGMGEKGLFEFLVEENIKIFNKYDVKQVVTDCPHAYHSFKNRYGQTSFEVMHYTQLLADLINKGKLTFSGELNKTVIYHDPCFIGKQNGIYDEPRKVIESIPGVNLVEFDRSRERSLCCEGGGGRMWIDIPGERLAETRIKDAIETGAEILATACPFCLLTFEDAVKTTGLEGKIQVLDIAELLSRAI; encoded by the coding sequence ATGACTGCCCAGGAACTCGTTCAGAAACATAAGTTGCTTGAATGTATTCATTGCGGAATATGTACTGGAAGTTGTCCGGTGGCTAGAAAAGCCAATTTGAACGTTAGAAAATACATGCGGGAAATTGCTGTAAGCGGTAAGCTGACAATACATCCTCAAAACGAGCTGTGGAGCTGCACAACCTGTGCTACGTGTGGAGTTCGCTGCCCAAAGGAAATTAACCCCTACGATTTTCTAATTGACATTCGAAGCCTCGCCGTAGAACAGGGGCAAATCGCCACAACTCTTCGAGACGCTTTGGAAAGCATTTTCAAAAACGGTAATCCGTGGGTGAGAATAAGAAGCAAAAGATCGGAGTGGGCGCAAGACTTGAACATTAAACACGTGTCGCAAGGCGTCGAGTTTCTCTATTTTGTAGGTTGTACACCCGCCTATGATCCTCGAGTTCAAGATGTGGCTAAAAGCTTGGTGAAGTGTTTCGAAAAAGCGGGAGTTAACTTCGGGACATTGGGAAACGAAGAGAACTGCTGCGGCAACGAAGTCTACGGTATGGGCGAGAAAGGATTATTTGAATTTCTAGTCGAAGAAAACATAAAAATCTTCAACAAATACGATGTGAAGCAAGTTGTTACAGACTGTCCACACGCGTATCACTCCTTTAAAAACAGATATGGACAAACAAGCTTCGAGGTCATGCATTACACGCAACTACTTGCAGACCTAATCAACAAAGGCAAACTCACATTTTCGGGGGAACTAAACAAAACAGTCATTTATCACGATCCTTGCTTCATTGGAAAACAAAATGGCATATACGACGAGCCTAGAAAGGTCATTGAAAGTATTCCAGGCGTAAACCTTGTAGAATTCGACCGTTCTAGGGAGCGAAGTCTTTGCTGTGAAGGCGGCGGGGGAAGAATGTGGATAGACATTCCAGGTGAACGCCTTGCAGAAACCCGCATCAAAGACGCAATCGAAACAGGAGCAGAAATATTGGCAACTGCATGTCCTTTCTGTCTCTTAACCTTTGAAGACGCTGTTAAAACTACAGGTTTGGAAGGTAAAATCCAAGTCTTAGACATAGCGGAGCTGCTTTCGAGAGCCATATAA